DNA from Roseomonas gilardii subsp. gilardii:
ACGTGACCGACGAAGCGCCGGGGATCACGCGGCGCCGCGCGGGGAGCGGCTTCGCCTACCGCGACCCGGACGGGCATCCCCTGCGCGACAAGGCGGAACTCGCCCGCATCCGCGCGCTCGCCATCCCGCCGGCCTATCGCGACGTCTGGATCTGCCCGCAGGCGAACGGGCATCTGCAGGCCACGGGCCGGGATGAGCGGGGCCGCAAGCAGTACCGCTATCATCCCGGCTGGCGGGAGGCACGGGACGCGGCGAAATACGGGCACATGCTGGAATTCGCCGCCTGCCTGCCGGAAATCCGGAAGCGGGTGGCGGCGGACATGGCCCGCCCGGGGCTGCCGCGGGAAAAGGTGCTGGCCACCGTGGTGCGGCTACTGGAGGAAACGCTGATCCGCGTCGGGAACGAGGACTACGCGGAGCAGAACGGCTCCTATGGCCTGACCACCCTGCGGCGCCGGCATGTCAGGCTGGGCGGCGACGAGATCCGCTTCGACTTCAAGGGCAAGAGCGGCAAGCGCTGGCAGCTCGGGTTGCGGGACCGCCGGATCGCGAAGGTGATCCGGGCCTGCCAGGACCTGCCGGGGCAGGAGCTCTTCGCCTATCGCGACGAGGCCGGGGAGGCGCATGCCATCCGGTCCGAGGATGTGAACGACTACCTCCGGGCGATCACCGGGCGCGACATCACGGCCAAGGATTTCCGCACCTGGGCGGGAACAGTGATGGCGGCGCTGGCCCTGCGGGAATTCGAGCGCTTCGACAGCCAGGCGGCGGGCCGACGCAACATCAGCGCGGCCATCGGACAGGTCGCCAGGCGCCTGGGCAACACGCCGGCCGTATGCCGGAAGTGCTATATCCACCCGGACCTGCTGGAAGGCTATCTCGCCGGCAGGCTGGCGCTGGAGATCCGGGAATCGCAGGAAGAGACCGGCGCGCTGCACCCGGAAGAGGTGGCGGTACTGGCACTGCTGACCCATCTCCGGAGCGGCCGGGCCGCGTAGCAGGGGCCTCCCGTGATCGGCGCCGGCCCGCCGGAAGGCGGTGCCTGACGGCACCAGCCTCCGAAACGAGGGGCTGGAGGACCGGAAGCCGGGCCTCAGTAATTCCCCTCGGCTTCGGCCTCGTCCTCGGCCAGCGGCATCACCACCGGGGGCGTGCCCGGAACGCGGTCGGCGGCGGCGGCCACGGCGGCATTCAGCTCCGACTGGGTGCAGAGGCCCAGGATCACCGGATCGCGCGGCTTGATGTTGGCGGAGTTCGCATGGGTGCGGTCCCGCACCTTGGAGATGGTCTCCTTGGTGGTGGCCAGCAGCTTCTCGATCTGCGTGTCGGTCAGCTCAGGGTGGTTGCGGAGCAGCCACAGGATGCCATCCGGCCGGTCGGTGCGCTTGGAGACGGGGATGTAGCGGGCGCCCTTGCCGCGCTTCTTGGGCACCGGGATCGGGCTGGCCAGCAGCTTCAGCCGGGCCTTCGGATCGGCCTCGCAGCGCACGATCTCGTCGCGCGTCAACTGGCCGTTGGCGACCGGGTCATAGCCCACGATGCCCTGCGCCACCTCGCCATCGGCGATCGCCTGCACCTCCAGCGGATGCATGCCGACGAAATCGGCCACCTGCTCGAAGGTGAGGGAGGTCTTGTCGATCAGCCACACGGCGGTGGCCTTGGGCATCAGGGGGCTGGACATCGGAGCGTAACCTCTGGACAGGGGCCTGGCCCCCGGGGAAGGAGCGTCGGGCAAAGAGCATCAGGGGGCCGCCATGGGAAAGGCCCCGTGAACGGGGTGGACCCATGAAGGGGCCGGGGGCCGCCCGCTGCGGCAGGTCGGCGCCTCCTATAGTGAGAGGCCCGGGCCGGGTCAAAACCCCGGCGAGCCAATCCCGATCAAAAGAGTCGGACAGGCGGAAGAGCCGCCATTCCGCGCCGCCAGGGGCGCCAGGACGAGCCTCCCCGGAAACAGGGAAAAGGGCCGGCGGATCGCTCCGCCAGCCCCATCATCCCAAGGCCCGGAAGAAGCGGACCCAGGGGGCATGCAAGGCCGGGGTCAGGCCGCCTTGGGCTGGCCCTCGCCCGATCTGTTCGCCACTTCCAGGGCGGCACGAGGCGCGGCCGTCCCGATGGCGATGCGGCGGGGCTTCAGCGCCTCGGGCACCTCGCGCTTCAGGGAGACATGCAGGAGGCCGTTCTCCATATCCGCGCCCTGGACCTGGATATGGTCCGCGAGCACGAAACGGCGCTCGAAGGCGCGGCCGGCGATGCCACGATGCAGATAGCGGCGCTGCGTGTCCTCCTGGGCCGCCTTGCCGGACACCACCAGGACATTGTCCTGCGTCGTGATCTCGATGTCGTCGGGGCCGAAGCCTGCCACAGCCATGGTCAGCACATAGGCGTCGTCCGACACGCGCTCGATATTATAGGGCGGATAGGCAGGGCCTTCCGCGGCGGCGCGGGCAGTGTCCACGAGGCGCGCCATGCGGTCGAAGCCGATGGCGGTGCGCAGAAGGGGGGAAAGGTCGAAAGCGTTCACGAGAACCTCCTCAAGCCAAGCAAGGTCCAGTTGCGGGGCGGCATCCGGGCCGGAACACATCCCATCGGGGGCGATGTGCAGGCCGTTGCCGCGCCGGCGACCCCGATCGGGCATCGCTGGCAGCAGGAAGATTGGAAGGGGAAACAGCGTGTTCAAGACCTCTGGCCGCTGGGAAACCGATGGAAGAGCAGGTCCGGCCGGCATGGGGGCCGCCGCCCCGGCGGGGGCGCTCCACAGCGCCGGAAACGCGAAGGGCCCCGCGGGAAAGCCCGCGAGGCCCGGAAAGCGCCCATGCTCCCCCCGGCGTGGCCGGGGAGGGGGGCTCAGTCCTTCTTGCGAACGCCGATGCCGGCGAACTTCTTGTTGAACTTGGCGATCTGCCCGCCCGTGTCGATCACGCGCTGCTGGCCGGTCCAGGCCGGATGGGACTTCGGGTCGATGTCCAGACGCAGCGTGTCGCCTTCCTTGCCCATGCAGGAGCGGGTCTTGAAGGTGCTGCCGTCGGTCATGATGACCGTGATCTCGTGGTAGTCGGGATGGATATCGGGCTTCATCGGGGGTCTCGTATCTGGTGGCCGCCCGATGCCGACCGGGCGCGCGGAAACGCGGCTTCTAGCCGCCACGCCCCGGTGGCGCAACCGTCAAGGGCTCTTGGCCAGGGCTCCTGGCCGCCGCGCCCCGGCCGGATGGCCTTGCCCCCGGCCCGCACCGCGCCCAAACCGGTGCTGCGCCGGTGGATACGCCGGTGGGTGCGATCGTCCCTCCTTGGTGAAGCCGCGATGAACATCCTCTCCATCCAGTCCTGGGTCGCCTATGGCCATGTCGGCAATGCCTCCGCCGTGTTCCCGCTGCAGCGGCTGGGTGCCGAGGTCTGGGCGCTCAACACCGTGCAGTTCTCCAACCACACCGGCTACGGCGCCTGGCGCGGCCAGGTCTTCGGGGCGGAGCTGATCCGCGATCTGGTGGCGGGGATCGAGGAGCGCGGCGTGCTCGGCACCTGCGACGCCGTGCTGTCCGGCTACATGGGCGATGCCGCGATCGGCGAGGCGATCCTGGAGGCGGTGGCGCGGGTGCGGGCGGCCAACCCGCAGGCGGTCTATTGCTGCGACCCGGTGATCGGCGATGTCGGGCGCGGCGTCTTCGTCCGCCCCGGCATCCCGGAATTCATGCGCGACCGGGCCCTGCCCGCCGCCGATATCGTGACCCCCAACCAGTTCGAGCTGGAATGGCTGACCGGGCGCACCGTCGCCACGCTGGCCGAGGCGAAGGAGGCCGTGCGCGCCCTGCAGGAACGCGGGCCGCGCTGCGTGCTGGTGACCTCGTTGCGGGTCGAGGACACGCCCTCCGACGCGATCGAGATGCTGGCGGCGGAGGGCGGGCACTTCTGGCGGGTCCGCACCCCGCTGCTGCCGATCTCGGTCAACGGCGCGGGCGATGCCATCGCCGCGCTCTTCCTGTTCCACCGCCTGCGCTGGGGCGATGTGCGGGTGGCGGTCTCCTCCGCCGCTTCCTCCATCCACGGCCTGCTGCGCCGGACGGCCGAGGCCGGGTCGCGCGAGATCCTGACCGTGGCGGCGCAGGACGAGTTCGTGCGCCCCAGCCAGACCTTCGTGGCGGAGCCCTGCTGAGAGGGGTCCTGGCCGCGCCGGGGCGGTTGATCTAGCCTCCCGCGCCGAACGACGCGGGAGGAAAGCCGGTGCGCAAGAAGACGATCCTGGTCCTGGCCGGCCTGGCGGCGGGCCTGCCCCTGCTGGCGCCCCCGGCCGCGCGGGCCGCCCCCGGCCCTGTCACCTGCCCGGACGGCCTGCCCACCGGCACGGAATGCCGCCGCGGGCGCGACGCCAATGGCGCCTATTACTGGATCGCGGTGCCGAAGGACTGGAACGGCACGCTGGTGGTGCACAGCCATGGCGGCCCCCGCCTCGGCGCGCCGAAGCCGGACGATCCGGTGGAGGACCTCCAGCGCTTCGCCGTCACCGTGTCGGAGGGCTATGCCTGGGCGGGCAGCAGCTATCGCCGCGGCGGCTACGGCGTGCGCATGGCGGCGGAGGATACGGAGAACCTCCGCAAGCTCTTCGTGGCCGAGGTGGCGCAGCCGAAGCGCACCTTCATCCATGGCCAGTCCTGGGGTGGCAATGTCGCGGCCAAGGCGATCGAGCTCTATCCCGGCAGCTATGACGGCGCGCTGCTGACCAGCGGCGTGCTGGCGGGCGGGACGGAGGGCTATGGCTACCGCACCGACCTGCGCGCCGTGTACCAGTACTACTGCCACAACCACCCGAAGCCCGATGAGCCGCAGTATCCGGTCAATATCGGCCTGCCCGCCGGCGAGCGGATGACGGCGAAGGAGCTGGCGGAACGCGTGAATGCCTGCACCGGGGCCGGGAAGCCGGCGGCGGAGCGCAGCCCGGAGCAGGCGCGGAAGCTGGCCGAGATCACCACGGTGACGCGCCTGCCGGAGCGCACGCTGATCGCGCACATGAACTGGGCGACCTTCCTGTTCCGCGACATCGTGGCGGAGCGGCTGGGCGGACGCAGCCCCTTCGGCAACGAGGGCGTGCGCTACACGGGTTCCTCCGACGACGCGGCGCTGAACGCGGGCGTGCCCCGGCTGCGCGCCGATCCGAAGGCCGTGGCGGAACTGGCGGAGGACAGCGACCTGACCGGCAAGGTCACGATCCCGACCCTGACGATGCACGCGATCGACGACCCCACCGCCTTCGTCGAGCATGAGAGCCATTACCGCGCGGTGCGGGAGAAGGCGGGCACGGCGGGGCTGCTGGTGCAGACCTTCACCCGCGAGCATGTGCACAGCAAGCTGCACACGCCGGAATACGCCGCGGCCTTCGCGGCCCTGTCGCGATGGGTCGAGACGAAGCAGGCGCCGGAACCGGCGGCCATCGCGGCCTCCTGCGAAAGCTACCGCAAGGCCTATCCGGAGACCTGCCTCTTCGACCCCGGCTTCCACCTGGCGCCCTATGACAGCCGGGTCTATCCGCGCGACCCGGCCGGGAAGGACTGAACGCGCCTCAGGAAATCAGGCCGAGCCGCGCCCAGTCGTCCAGGATGGCGGCGAAGGCGATGCCCTCGTTGCGGAAATGCGTGCTGTTGCCGTTCGGCTCCGGGATCCAGCCGCCGCTGTGATGCAGGGCGACCAGCGCCCAGCCGTCGTCGAAGACCGGGGAGCCGGAGGAGCCCGGCATGGTGTCGGTCAGGTACTGCACCACCTGCGCGTCGGCATAGGCGACCTCGTTGTCCACCAGCCCGATCTGCTTGGGCTGGCCGCCCGGGTGCTGGATGATGTTCACGCGCATGCCGACCGAGGCAACGCTGCGGTACGGCGGCACGAAGCCGAACTGCATCCCCGGATCGCCCTGCACGCCGACCAGCGTGTAGTCCAGCGCCTCGCTCGTCACGAAGAGGACGTCCGGCGCGCACTGATAATAGGTGCTGGCCATGAGCTGGCCGGAGGCGTCGGTCTCATAGTTGAAGCGCAGCACGGTCTGGCGCGCGTGATCGGCGCTCGGGATCACATGGTTGTTCGTCAGCAGCAGGTTGGGCGCGATCAGGAAGCCGGTGCCGAGGCCGAGGCCGGTCACGATCACCTGCGTGACACAGCGCGCCCGCCGCGTCCCCAGCTCCAGGAAGGAGATGGGCCGCAGGTTGTTGTCGCCGATCAGCACCTCCTTCTGCGAGAAGGCTTCCTTCTGGCTGCAGACGCGGTGCACCGCCAGCGCCTCCCGCGTCGCACGGGTGTTGTCCTCCTGGCCGCGCCACTGGAAGCCGGGGCCCTCGATCGCCTGGAACATCGTCCTCTCCGCTTTGTCCTCGTCGCTCCCGCCGGGGAGGGACCGGGGCGGCCTCCACGCGCCATGGCGCATCCCTGCCGTCCCGGTCCCTTGTTCCGGCGGCAGCCCCACCCGGTCGCTCCAGGCGGTGCCGCCTCGCCGCTCCCGCCCTAGGTGCCGCTTTCCGAACCCCGCGTTCCGCCGGAAGCCGCGGCGAGCTGCTGGATCTGCTGGTCCAGCGCCTCGCTCTCATTGACCAGGAGGTCCGCCAGAGCGCGCAGGCCCCGTGCGACATCGGCGATCGTGGCCGCGGCGGGCACCGTCACGGTGAAGCCCCCCTGGACGCTCCCCTGGACGCCCCCCTGGGTCGATTCCTGCCGGCCCAGCATGCCGCCCAGGCCGCGTTGCCCGGCCGTGGCGACGGCCACCACCACCGTGCTGGCGGCCCTGCCGAGATCGGAGCCGATGCTGCCACGCTGCCCGGCGCTGGCGGCGACGATGACGACGGTGCTGGCGGCCCTGCCGAGATCGGAGCCGATGCTGCCACGCTGCCCGGCGCTGGCGGCGACGATGACGACGCTGCTGGCGGCCCTGCCGAGATCGGAGCCGATGCTGCCGCGTTGCCCGGCACTGGCGGCGACGACGACGACGGTGCTGGCGGCATTGCCCGCCTGGCTGGCGATGCTGCCGCGCTGCCCGGCCGTGGCGATGGCCACCACCACCGTGCTGGCGGCCAGGCCGCCCAGGAAGCGGCTGCCTTCCGTCAGGTCCAGCGAAGGCTGGATCTGCTGCTGGAAGTCGGGGCTGTTCACATCGACCCCGTTCTTCTCCAGCAGTTCCAGCGTATCCGCCAGGAAGCGCGCGCGCGCGGTCGGCGATTGCAGCAGGCGCTGCTCCAGCGCCTCGAAATTGCCCGGGTCGGAGGATGAGGAGCCCGGGCCGGTACTGCCTGTGTCGGACATGGATGTCTGCTCCGGATTGGACGTTCTGGATGGGTCACGGCAGGGGCCCGGGCCTCGGCGGAGGCACCATGCCCCGGCTGCCGTGAGGTGCGAGTCCTCAGGCGATGCTGACCGAGCGGAGGGTGTCGAGGATGACACGCTCCCCGGCCGCATCGCCCTTCTGCGCCCGCACCGCGGCGAGAAGCTGGGTGATCCGCTCGCATTCCAGCCGCTCCATCACCGCCAGGATGCGGTCGGCCAGGACCGGGTCGCGGAACAGGCGGTGGCAGAGGTGGCACGGGCCCACCGCCTGCGACGGATCGGGCAGGTCGCGCGCCAGATCGGCATCGGCCTCCCGCAGCAGGCGGTAGAGTTCCGCGAAATTCTGGCTCTTCATCACCCGCAGCAGCAGGGAGCCCTCGGCGCGGTCCCAGACCTCGGACAGCGTGTCGCGATACACGTTGCCGAGGCTGAGCTTCGGCATTTCCCGGTTGTAGACCGAGCAGCAGGGATAGACCTCGCCATCCCAGAAGACCGTGATGTCGTGGTAGATCCGCTTGTAGCAACTGCCGAAGCCGGGGCTCTGCGGGACATGGCCATAGCTCGCCGGCGTGACGGAGATGTTGCGCTGCCCCATGCGCCCGACATCGGGCAGCACCACGCGGTTGACGACATCGATGTCCGGCTGCCCCGCATATTCGGGGAAGATCTGCTCCAGCCGCATCGTGTCGTCATAGAAACTGGAGCAGAGGCAGACATGCACGCCGCATTCGCGGGCCGCGTCGATGGCATTGCGCACATATTGCAGCGGCACCCAGTTCTCGTGGCTCGGGTCGTGCGTGGCGGTGAAGACATCGACGCCATGGGCGGCGAGGTCGCGCAGAACGCGCCGCGCCTCCCCCATGTCCTTCGCCCAGTAGCAGGAGGAGATCATGGAGAAGGGCAGGCCGTGCTTCTGCATGCGCGCCGTGATGCGCATGACCTCGTCGTAGAAAATCAGCGCCTCGCCGCCGGTGAAGCCGCATTGCGCGAAGATGCCGAGTTCGGCGGCCTGATCCACCAGGTCCAGCGCCAGCGCCTCGTCCATGGTCTCGCTGCGCTTCGGCGAGCAGCCATAGCAGCAGTAGTCACAGGCCAGCGGGCATTTCATCGTGTAGTTGAGGATCAGGATGTTGAAGAGATCCGGTTCCGGTGTGAAGCCGGTCATGCGGGCGATGTCCGTATCGACCTGCTGGCGGCGCAGGGAGCGCGGCGCCATGGCCAGGCGGGGCCGCAGGAGCCTTTCGGGGCGCGTCACCCGGGCATCGAGGGCGGGAATGCGGTGGCAGGGGCTCGACATGGCTGGGGTCCTGTCTGTTGCTGACCTGGCGGAAGGCAAAGAGATCTCGTCAGCGGACCGGCGGGAAATTTCTTCCGACGGAGCGCATTTGTTCTGAATAAATTGTAATAATTTTCCGTTTTTACTGTGACACATCATCCATTTGAATGATAAATCACGGTTCCCGCTGGATATTTACTATGTGATTTCGATATTGGAACGTTATCACGATCGGTTGATGATTGAGGAACTTCACACAGTCTCAACCGATCCTGGCAGGGCCGCCGTGCCCGGGAACACAGTGGCGCCGCGCCCGGGCCGTGATGCGCGCCACCCGGTTGGAAAGGCGGCTCAGAAGCCGATGCAGGCGGGACGAAGGACGCGCAGCACGGATTCCTGCCGGAAACGCCGCCGGTAGGCTTCGGCGAGGGGTTCCAGCCGCGACGCGGCCTCGGCCGGGCCGGCGCCGGGCAGGGCGAGGATCAGCAGCTTCGATGCCTCGCGCTCCGCATGCCCATCCGCGCCACGCCACTGGCCCATGGCATCCAGCACCGTCAGCCCGTCCGGGAAGCGCGGCGTGACCTCGGCGGCCAGAAAGGCATCCCAGGCGCCCTCGCCGACCACCTGCGCGCCATCCCGGTTCCGGCCGAAGAAGAGTTCCGCCACCATGCCCTGCCGCAGCCCGTCCGGGCAGTCCGCCTGCGAGATGGCGGGGGTGCGGCACAGGCGGAAAGCGCCACCGCCGCGGCCAACGCGGACAGAACGCGCCCGCCGCGCACGGTCTCATCGGCGGGGCGGGCCATGTCAGGCCACGGCCAGCAGGGCGACCCCGGCGCAGATCAGCCCCAGCGCCGCCACCTTGGCCGGGCCCAGCATCTCGCCGAAGGCGAAATGCCCGATCGCCGCGACCGCGACATAGGAAACGGCGGTGCAGGGCAGTGCCACGCTCATCGGCAGCTTGCGCAGCGCCACGATGTAGAGCAGCGCCGCGCCGCCATAGGCACCAAGGCCGATGATGGTCTGCCAGCGGAAAAGCTGGGTGAGGAAGCCGCCCTCGCCCAGCGTGCCGGCCTTGAGCAGGACCTGGCCGAACAGCGAGGTGCTGATCGCCGCGGCCAGCGCGATCCAGGAAGGCATCATCGGACTTCGGCACCGTCCCTTTGCACGGCCGCCGCGACGGCCTCGTGGGGCGCCATCTCCGGCCTCGCCCGCAGCTCCTCGCGCACCACGCCCTGCGGCTTGCCGTTGGCGGACAGGAAGGCGCGGCCGACATACTCGCCCAGCACGCCCAGGATGACGAACTGCACGCCCGCGATCAGCAGCGTGACCACCATCAGCGAGGGCCAGCCGGAGGGCATGCCATGCACGAAGGTCTCCAGCACCACCCAGGCGGCGCCGAGCATCCCCAGGCAGCCCATGCCGATGCCGGCGAGCCCGGCCATGCGCAGCGGCTTCACCGAGAAGGAGGTGGCGAGGTTCAGCCAGAGCCGGACCAGCCGGCGCAGCGTGTAGTTGGAACGGCCCTCGGCGCGGGCGAGGTGGCGGACCTCGATGGAATCGATCCGCTGTGTCACCTGCATGATCAGCCCATCGATATAGGGATAGGGGCCGGTGTAGCGGGTGATGTTCTCCACCACGAGGGCGGACATGCAGCGGAAGGAGGAGAGGTAGAGGCCGGGCGGCTTGTCCAGCAGGCTGTCGGCCACCCTGTTGGCGAAGCGGGAGCCGATGTTGCGCCAGGCATCGTGCTTCTTCTCCGCATAGCGCGTGTACACCACGTCCCAGCCGCCGAGCCGGGCATGGTCGTAGAGCCGGACGACCTCCTCCGGCGGGTTCTGCAGGTCGTCATCCATGGTGATGACATAGCTGCCGCGGGTGCGGCGCAGCCCGCTCATGACCGCGTTGTGCTCGCCGAAGTTCCGGGCATGCTCGACATAGGTGACGGGCACCGTGGCGGTCTCGATCAGGCGCCGGCAGACATCGCCGGAATTGTCCGGACTGCCGTCATTGACCAGCACGATCTCGATGCCCCCGGCGGGGCGCAGGGCGGAGAGGGCCTCCACCAGCCGGCCGACCGTGGCCGCGCCGCGATAGACGGGAACGACGATGCTGAGGCCGTGGAACCCGTCCAGGGCCGGTGCGGCCGGTGCGGAGGGCAGGGGGAACATGGCGTGGTCGTCCTTCTCGCCGGCCGCGCACGGCCTGGGATGGCGGCCGGGGGCAGGCTGCCAGGGTGGATGATGGCGTTCTCTTTAGGCCAAAAAATGACCGATGGGCCCCGGAATTGCGACAGGTCGTCCGAAAGGTGCAACGTTTCCTCATCCGGAGGGGATGACCGCCATCCGGGGATGCAGGGTCCGGCGGCCGCGAGACCCTTCCTCGTCCAGGAGCTCGATCTCCAGCAGCCCGGGCACCGGTGGGAGCGGACAGTCCAGGTGCCAGCCGGCGGCGACGCGCCCATACTCCTCGAAGGCACCTGCCAGATCCGGGCGCGGGCCCGCCACATCGGCCTCGCCGAGCAGGTCCCCGCCGTGACGCAGGCGAAGCCGGGTGATGGGCGGGTCCGCCAGCACGAAGCCGCGCAGCACCAGCCGCTCCCGCTCCGGATAGGCGGCCATGTGCACGCCGAGGCGGAGGGGCAGCCGCCCGGCGGGGCGCCGTGCCGGCATGGGCCTCCCGGCACGGCGCCGGTGCGCCCGCGCCAGGCTTTCCAGCAGCCGCGCCATGCGGAGGGCGTGGCATGGCGCGCGGCCGCCGACGGCCTCCTCCAGGAACCGGTCCACCGCCTCGCCATCCTTCCGGGCCCGGCCGAGCGCCCCGAGCACGGCCTCCGGTTCCAGCGAGGCGGACAGGCCGGGAATTCCCCCGAAGGCATCGAGGGCGTCGTCCAGCGGCAGCGAGACCAGAGGCTTGCCCAGGGCCAGGGCCTCCAGCCCCAGCGTGGAATAATTGGTCAGCACCGCCGAGCAGGCCGCCAGGGCGGGGATCGGGTCCTCCCCATCGACCAGCGCCTGCAAAGCCGGGTCGCGTGGCAACCGGCCCTCGGGGCGGTAGAGGCCGGGGCGGGCAGGATGGTCGCGCACCAGCACGGGGCATCCCAGCCGCGCCTCCAACTCGGTCAGCAGCCGGTTCACCGCCTCCACGGCGGTGGGGCGCGCGTCGGCGACATAGAGCAGGAAGCCCCGGTCGCTGCTGGGCTGCTCCGCCAGCCGGTCCAGCTTCGGCAGGCCCGCCACCCGCGCGCGGGCGCGCAGCCAGGGCGCCAGCCGGCCCAGGTCGCGCGGGCCGAAGGCCAGGAAGGCGTCGCAGGTGTCGTGCCGGTTCATCTCCTCCCAGCGCTGCACCAGCCCATGCTGCACGCCGATCCAGAGGGGCGGGCGCGGCAGGCGGCCCCGCAGATCCTCCCGGAGCCGGGCGAAGGGCAGGGTGTTCACCGCCAGCACCAGGGCGCCGGGGCGGAAGGCTTCGATCTCCGCCGCGATCTCCTCCAGAAAGCCGGGCGAGCGGGCATGGGCGGCATATTCCGCCACGGTCCCGGCGGGATGCTCCAGGATGCGGTGCGTGCCTTCCGCCCAGCCGGCGAATCGGTCACGCGAGGCATCGCCCGGCAAGGGGTAGAGCAGGCTGCGGCAGGCATGGCCTCCGGCGCGCAGCACCGCCATGGCCGGGGCGAGGTTGTCGAGCGCCCGGAAGGTGCTGCCCAGAAAGAGGAATCTCAAGCCTGTCCCCACCATGGCGGCCCGTGCAGCACGGTGTCCCGGAAGGGATCGGATGCGGGCCGTGGGGTGATATCAACCACCGCGTGTGGTGCCGGGGCAAGCGCCACGATGGCACCCCGCCCCGGAGCGCGGATGGTCAGGGCCGCGCGGCCATCGCCAGCACGGAACCCCCGGCGGGAAAGCGCGCCCCGGCGGCGAGCAGACGGCGCTCGGCCCGGTCCACCGCCGTCAGCGTGGCGTCGAGCCAGGGCGGGAAGGGCGCCACATCGCTGGGGGCATCCTCGCCCCGCGACAGCAGCTTCCGCTGCGCCACCATCAGCGGCAGCAGGAGGCTGTTCCAGTACCGGGTCTCGATGCGGCCGAAGCCCGCCCCGGCCAGCAGGCGGCGGGCGGCGGGCGCGGTGTAGCGGCGGGCGTTGTGGACCCGCGTGTCATGGGCCGAGCGCAGCCATTCGAAGGCCGGCAAATTCAGGATCAGGCGGCCCCCCGGCGCCAGGACGCGGTGGAACTCGGACAGCGCCAGGGCTTCGGTCACGCCCCGGTGGCAGAGCACGTCCACCGACACCACGGCATCGAAGCTGCCATCGGCGAAAGGCAGGCGGTTGACGTCGCCGCAGGCCACGGTGGCGCCGGACTTGGCGGCGGCCCGCCGCGCGGCGCCATCGTCATATTCCAGGCCGGTGCGCCGCAGCCCGGGCATCGTGCCCTCCAGCCGGCGCAGGAAACCGCCGGTGCCGCAGCCGGCATCCAGCACGCGCGCCCCGGGCGGCAGGGTGGCGAGGGCATGGGCGAGCCGCGCATGGATGGCGCGGTACCACCACATGCCTTCCTCGGCCTCGTCCATCAGCGTGTATTCGGCGGGCTCCACGGGGCGGATTATTCGCCGCGGCCGCGGCCGCCACAAGGCGCTGCCGCCTCGCCACCGCCGTATTCGTCTGCCAGAATCCTCCCGCCGATGTGACCGCCCCTGCTTCCTGCCTCGCCGGACGATGAAACCGCCTCCACACCAGACCGGCCCGGCCACACCGGGCCACCCCCTGGGCCACCCCTTGGGCCCCGTGCCAGCCTCC
Protein-coding regions in this window:
- a CDS encoding trypsin-like serine peptidase: MFQAIEGPGFQWRGQEDNTRATREALAVHRVCSQKEAFSQKEVLIGDNNLRPISFLELGTRRARCVTQVIVTGLGLGTGFLIAPNLLLTNNHVIPSADHARQTVLRFNYETDASGQLMASTYYQCAPDVLFVTSEALDYTLVGVQGDPGMQFGFVPPYRSVASVGMRVNIIQHPGGQPKQIGLVDNEVAYADAQVVQYLTDTMPGSSGSPVFDDGWALVALHHSGGWIPEPNGNSTHFRNEGIAFAAILDDWARLGLIS
- a CDS encoding DUF1013 domain-containing protein, with amino-acid sequence MSSPLMPKATAVWLIDKTSLTFEQVADFVGMHPLEVQAIADGEVAQGIVGYDPVANGQLTRDEIVRCEADPKARLKLLASPIPVPKKRGKGARYIPVSKRTDRPDGILWLLRNHPELTDTQIEKLLATTKETISKVRDRTHANSANIKPRDPVILGLCTQSELNAAVAAAADRVPGTPPVVMPLAEDEAEAEGNY
- a CDS encoding DNA topoisomerase IB, with translation MPLDATRHPGSHEAIPGTAAPELRRAARSAGLRYVTDEAPGITRRRAGSGFAYRDPDGHPLRDKAELARIRALAIPPAYRDVWICPQANGHLQATGRDERGRKQYRYHPGWREARDAAKYGHMLEFAACLPEIRKRVAADMARPGLPREKVLATVVRLLEETLIRVGNEDYAEQNGSYGLTTLRRRHVRLGGDEIRFDFKGKSGKRWQLGLRDRRIAKVIRACQDLPGQELFAYRDEAGEAHAIRSEDVNDYLRAITGRDITAKDFRTWAGTVMAALALREFERFDSQAAGRRNISAAIGQVARRLGNTPAVCRKCYIHPDLLEGYLAGRLALEIRESQEETGALHPEEVAVLALLTHLRSGRAA
- the pdxY gene encoding pyridoxal kinase PdxY produces the protein MNILSIQSWVAYGHVGNASAVFPLQRLGAEVWALNTVQFSNHTGYGAWRGQVFGAELIRDLVAGIEERGVLGTCDAVLSGYMGDAAIGEAILEAVARVRAANPQAVYCCDPVIGDVGRGVFVRPGIPEFMRDRALPAADIVTPNQFELEWLTGRTVATLAEAKEAVRALQERGPRCVLVTSLRVEDTPSDAIEMLAAEGGHFWRVRTPLLPISVNGAGDAIAALFLFHRLRWGDVRVAVSSAASSIHGLLRRTAEAGSREILTVAAQDEFVRPSQTFVAEPC
- a CDS encoding radical SAM/SPASM domain-containing protein, which produces MSSPCHRIPALDARVTRPERLLRPRLAMAPRSLRRQQVDTDIARMTGFTPEPDLFNILILNYTMKCPLACDYCCYGCSPKRSETMDEALALDLVDQAAELGIFAQCGFTGGEALIFYDEVMRITARMQKHGLPFSMISSCYWAKDMGEARRVLRDLAAHGVDVFTATHDPSHENWVPLQYVRNAIDAARECGVHVCLCSSFYDDTMRLEQIFPEYAGQPDIDVVNRVVLPDVGRMGQRNISVTPASYGHVPQSPGFGSCYKRIYHDITVFWDGEVYPCCSVYNREMPKLSLGNVYRDTLSEVWDRAEGSLLLRVMKSQNFAELYRLLREADADLARDLPDPSQAVGPCHLCHRLFRDPVLADRILAVMERLECERITQLLAAVRAQKGDAAGERVILDTLRSVSIA
- a CDS encoding Hsp20 family protein, producing MNAFDLSPLLRTAIGFDRMARLVDTARAAAEGPAYPPYNIERVSDDAYVLTMAVAGFGPDDIEITTQDNVLVVSGKAAQEDTQRRYLHRGIAGRAFERRFVLADHIQVQGADMENGLLHVSLKREVPEALKPRRIAIGTAAPRAALEVANRSGEGQPKAA
- a CDS encoding alpha/beta hydrolase family protein, with the protein product MRKKTILVLAGLAAGLPLLAPPAARAAPGPVTCPDGLPTGTECRRGRDANGAYYWIAVPKDWNGTLVVHSHGGPRLGAPKPDDPVEDLQRFAVTVSEGYAWAGSSYRRGGYGVRMAAEDTENLRKLFVAEVAQPKRTFIHGQSWGGNVAAKAIELYPGSYDGALLTSGVLAGGTEGYGYRTDLRAVYQYYCHNHPKPDEPQYPVNIGLPAGERMTAKELAERVNACTGAGKPAAERSPEQARKLAEITTVTRLPERTLIAHMNWATFLFRDIVAERLGGRSPFGNEGVRYTGSSDDAALNAGVPRLRADPKAVAELAEDSDLTGKVTIPTLTMHAIDDPTAFVEHESHYRAVREKAGTAGLLVQTFTREHVHSKLHTPEYAAAFAALSRWVETKQAPEPAAIAASCESYRKAYPETCLFDPGFHLAPYDSRVYPRDPAGKD
- the rpmE gene encoding 50S ribosomal protein L31, producing the protein MKPDIHPDYHEITVIMTDGSTFKTRSCMGKEGDTLRLDIDPKSHPAWTGQQRVIDTGGQIAKFNKKFAGIGVRKKD